In Porites lutea chromosome 9, jaPorLute2.1, whole genome shotgun sequence, a single window of DNA contains:
- the LOC140948747 gene encoding substance-K receptor-like, whose protein sequence is MNNSSSYGFEHLSECSSLDSTILTSTISVVSIVAFVGNTLVILTFLQSPTLKTSTNYFIVNMAISDLLSSSTNWPLYATEGVQYSKPSIDGSTAVFICKLGIYFRAVSQAVSVQSLLLIVVDRYIAIVLPFKSILVTARLRTALQLFTWVFALSMASPYASSSQIIQENHQTYCRSFAFWGKKKRFIFYVIGIAIFYCAPLISTIILYSRIMKCLRQTRPVEGEEEERTRMRNMQQNKTVMKVFVCIVSAFFICWTPLLLHIVLKKLFTSSRLTKDSCMIFVSLFFYIFPTLSTIVNPIILFAYSSRFSSALRNLFACFTCGPCLCCRDRRIVPNSNL, encoded by the coding sequence ATGAATAACTCCAGTTCCTATGGTTTTGAGCACCTTTCGGAATGTTCTTCCTTAGATTCCACCATACTTACATCCACTATTTCAGTTGTTAGTATTGTGGCATTCGTCGGCAACACCCTGGTGATACTAACTTTTCTACAAAGCCCCACCTTAAAGACAAGCACGAACTATTTCATAGTCAACATGGCGATTTCTGATCTTCTATCATCCTCCACAAATTGGCCCCTCTATGCCACTGAAGGAGTCCAATACAGCAAACCTTCCATAGACGGCTCAACGGCTGTCTTTATTTGTAAACTGGGCATTTATTTCAGAGCTGTGTCTCAGGCTGTCTCAGTTCAAAGCCTGTTACTAATCGTTGTAGACAGATACATAGCTATCGTGCTCCCGTTTAAGTCTATTTTAGTCACAGCGAGACTCAGAACAGCTCTCCAATTATTCACTTGGGTGTTTGCACTATCAATGGCTTCACCATATGCATCCTCAAGTCAAATTATTCAAGAAAATCATCAAACGTATTGTCGGAGTTTCGCTTTTTGGGGCAAGAAGAAGCGATTTATCTTTTACGTGATAGGGATTGCAATATTCTACTGTGCTCCACTTATTTCGACTATTATCCTCTATTCACGGATCATGAAATGCTTGAGACAAACAAGACCAGTAGAGGGTGAAGAAGAGGAACGCACAAGAATGAGAAACATGCAACAGAACAAAACTGTCATGAAAGTGTTTGTATGTATTGTGAGTGCCTTTTTCATCTGTTGGACTCCACTTTTGTTACATATTGTACTCAAAAAGCTatttacatcttcgcgtttaaCTAAAGATTCGTGCATgatttttgttagtttgtttttctacatttttcccACCTTAAGCACAATAGTTAATCCCATAATTCTTTTTGCTTATAGTTCACGATTCTCGAGTGCTTTGCGAAACCTGTTCGCCTGTTTTACTTGTGGACCTTGCCTATGTTGCAGAGACAGGCGTATTGTACCAAACAGCAACTTGTGA
- the LOC140949105 gene encoding substance-K receptor-like, translating into MNNSSSYGFEHPSECSSLDSTILTSTISVVSIVAFVGNTLVILTFLQSPTLKTSTNYFIVNMAISDLLSSSTNWPLYATEGVQYSKPVIDGSTAVFVCKLGLYFRAVSQAVSVQSLLLIVVDRYIAIVLPFKSILVTARLRTALQLFTWVFALSIASPYASSIQIIQENYQTYCRSFASWGKKKQFIFYVVGFAVFYCVPLISTIILYSRIMKCLRHTRPVEAEEEEHTRIRIRNTQQNKTVMKVFVWIVSAFFICWTPLCVHIVLQKLFTSSRFSKDSCMIFVSLFFYIFPSLSTIVNPIILFAYSSRFSSALRNLFACFTCGPCLCCRDRRIVPNSNL; encoded by the coding sequence ATGAATAACTCCAGTTCCTATGGTTTTGAGCACCCTTCGGAATGTTCTTCCTTAGATTCCACCATACTTACATCCACTATTTCAGTTGTTAGTATTGTGGCATTCGTCGGCAACACCCTGGTGATACTAACTTTTCTACAAAGCCCCACCTTAAAGACAAGCACGAACTATTTCATAGTCAACATGGCGATTTCTGATCTTCTATCATCCTCCACAAATTGGCCCCTCTATGCAACTGAAGGAGTCCAATACAGCAAACCTGTGATAGACGGCTCAACGGCTGTCTTTGTTTGTAAACTGGGCCTTTATTTCAGAGCTGTGTCTCAGGCTGTCTCAGTTCAAAGCCTGTTACTAATCGTTGTAGACAGATACATAGCTATCGTGCTCCCGTTTAAGTCTATTTTAGTCACAGCGAGACTCAGAACAGCTCTCCAATTATTCACTTGGGTGTTTGCACTATCAATAGCTTCACCATATGCATCGTCTATTCAAATTattcaagaaaattatcaaacgtATTGTCGGAGTTTCGCTTCTTGGGGCAAGAAGAAGCAATTTATCTTTTACGTGGTAGGATTTGCAGTATTCTACTGTGTTCCACTTATTTCCACGATTATCCTCTATTCAAGAATCATGAAATGCTTGAGACATACAAGACCAGTAGAGGCTGAAGAAGAGGAACACACAAGAATACGAATAAGAAACACGCAACAGAACAAAACTGTCATGAAAGTGTTTGTATGGATTGTGAGTGCCTTTTTCATCTGCTGGACTCCACTTTGCGTACATATTGTACTCCAAAAGCTatttacatcttcgcgttttagTAAAGATTCGTGCATgatttttgttagtttgtttttctacatttttcccTCCTTAAGCACAATAGTTAATCCCATAATTCTTTTTGCTTATAGTTCACGATTCTCGAGTGCTTTGCGAAACCTGTTCGCCTGCTTTACTTGTGGACCTTGCCTATGTTGCAGAGACAGGCGTATTGTACCAAACAGCAACTTGTGA